The following is a genomic window from Opitutus sp. GAS368.
ACAGCGCCGCCGCCACGCCGGCGTGCGTGCGCATGCCGACGCCGACGACCGAGAGCTTGGCAATGTTGTCGTAGGCCTTGACCTCGCCGCCACCGAGCTTCTTGAGCACGGGCGGCAGCACCTTGACGGCGTTCTGCGCATCGTCGCGCTGCACGGTGAAGGTCAGGTCCACGCCGCCGGTGTGGGCGACGTTCTGGACGATCATGTCCACGTTGATGCTGGCCTCGGCCAGGGCGGTGAAAATGGTCGCGGCGGACGAGGGTTTGTCCGGCAGACCGCTGATGACGACCTTGGCCTGGTCCTTGTCGACGGCGATGCCGCGGACGACGACCTTTTCCATGTAGGCGACTTCTTCTTTCACGATGGTTCCTGGGTTGTGGTTAAAGCTGGAACGGACCTCGAACACGACGCCATATTTCTTGGCGAACTCGACGGAGCGCGATTGCATGACCTTCGAACCGAGGCTCGCGAGCTCGAGCATCTCATCGTAGCTGATTTCCTCGATCTTCTGCGCGGTCTTCACAATGCGCGGGTCGGCGGTGTAGACGCCGTCGACGTCGGTGTAGATCTCGCACTTGTCGGCCTTGCAGGCGGCGGCCAAGGCAATGGCCGTCAGGTCGGAGCCGCCGCGGCCGAGAGTAGTGATCTGGCCGGCCTCGTTCATGCCCTGGAAGCCGGCGACGATGACGACCCGGCCCTCCTTCAGGTCCTTGAGGATCGACTTGGGCACGATCTGCTTGATCTTGGCCTTGGTGAAAACCTGGTCGGTGAGGATGCCCGCCTGCGCGCCGGTGTAGGACACGGCCGGCACGCCGATCGCGTGCAGCGCCATCGCGGTCAGGGCGATGGTCTCCTGCTCGCCGATGGCCAGCAGCATGTCCATCTCGCGGGTGTCGGGTCGGTCGTTGATGGCCTTGGCGCGAGCGATGAGCTCATTGGTCACGCCGGACCGGGCGGACACCACCACGATCAGGCCGTGGCCTTCCGCGTGGGTCTTCTTGATGCGCGAAGCCACATTCTTGATGCGGTCGACGTCACCCACCGAGGTGCCGCCGTATTTCTGGACAATGAGAGCCATGGAAAGAGTCGGGTTAAATGGCTCAGCCGGACGGGGTTTGGCAAGGCGCGAGTGCACCCCTCGCGTCATAACCCAACCGTTGAACCACTTGCGGCAGATGTAGCTGCCGACCTTAAAGCTCAATCAGCCAAGCGTCCCGGTATGACGCCCAGCAGGCGCCGACCATGGATAACGGCGATGATGCGGACAACCTTGTCGCCGATCTCATAGATCAGCCGGTATTCGTGGATGAAAGCTCCCGACAGTTCTCACTTCCGATCTCCGGCACAACCCGCCCGCGCCACGGCAGGATCTGCAGGCTGCGCCCCGCTCCGAGAATCCTTTCGATCACCGCCGAGGCATAGCGCGGCGAGTCCTTCCCGATGTAGGCGGCAATGCCATGCAGGTCGTCCCGAACCTGCGGTGACCAAACTACTTCAAAATCCATTTGGCCAGATCCTGCTCCATGACGGCTTGCGGTATGCCGCCCTCGGAGACGAGACGTTGCTGGCCCAGTTTCATCTTCTCGAGCACAAAGAGGTGGTGCTGGATGTCCTCCAACGTCGCGTCGTCGGGAAGTTTCTTGATCATCTCGACGGCCTCGGATTTGTCCGCGCTCATGAACGGCAACCTAGCCCGACTGTCCTTAAAGTCCAGAGCGCTTTCCACTCTGAGGTTCAACCCTGCGCGGGCGGTTTCTTGGCAAACTTGTTCTCGGTGCCGTTCAGCAACCGCTTGATGTTCTCGTGGTGGCGCAGGATGACGAACCCGCCCAGCACCGAAGCGATCACGCTGATGGCCACATGATACGGCAGCAGCCAGCCGGCCGCGACGATGGCGACGGCTGCGAGGATCGACGCCAGCGACACGTAGCGGAAAGCATAGAAAACCACGACCCAGGTCGCGCCGGCGATGCCGCAGGCCAGCGGCATGAGGACAACCAGCCCGCCCGCGGCGGTCGCGACGCCCTTGCCGCCCCGGAATTTGGTGAAGACCGAAAACGAATGGCCGATCACGGCCGCCACCACGCCGATCAGCGCCAGCACCATCGGTCGCGGCGCGACCACCATCGGCAGCAGCGGCCAGCCGGTCGCGATCGCGCCCTTGATCATGTCGAGCACCAGCACGGTGTTGCCGGCCTTGGCGCCGAGCACGCGCTTGACGTTGGTCGCGCCCGGGTTGCCGCTGCCGGCCTTGAAAATATCGACGCCGTGCGCCCGCGCCACGAGGTAGCCAAATGGCAGCGACCCGAGGATGTATCCGATGAGGGCTGAGCTAACTAACCAGGCGTTAAACATCAGAGTTTGACCACCACAGCCTGCTTGATGGCGCGATGGCTGGTCAACTCCTTAAGGGCCGCCTCCGAGGGCGCGCTGTCCAAATTCAACACGCACAGGGCGGTGCCGCCGGCGTTGTTGCGGCTCAGCGACATGGCCGCGATGTTCACCTGGTCGCGGCCCATCAGCGTGCCGACCATGCCGATGATGCCGGGCTCGTCGTGGTTCTCGTAAATGAGCAGGGCACCCGCGGGCGCGGCCTCGACCTCGCGGTCGTTGAGCGCGATCAGGCGCGGCGCGTTGGCCTTGCCGATGAGCGTGCCGGCGGCGCTGACGCTCGTGCCGTCGGCGGCGATCGCCTTCACTTCCATCAACTCGGTGTAATCGGTGTCGGCCGTGGACTTGATGACCTCGGACTTCACGCCGAGGCGCTCGAGGTTGAGCGGGGCGTTCACGTAGTTGACGCTCTCGCCGCTGATGCGGCGCAGGTAACCGCGCTGGATCGAGCGCGTGACCGCGGTGGCGTCGAGGTCCACCATCTTGCCCCAATAGGTGATGCGCAACGTGACGACCGGGCCGGGCGCGATCTGCTGGACGAGCGTGCCGAGCTTGGCGCCGAGTTCGAGATACGGCCCGAGCACCTTCAGCTGCGCGGCGTCGATCGTCGGCATGTTGACGGCGTTGCGGATCACGCCGCCGTTGAGCACGTCGGCGATCTGTTCGGCGACCTCGACGCCCACGGCGTCCTGCGCCTCGGCGGTCGAGGCCCCGAGGTGCGGCGTGAGCGTGACGTTCGGCAACGTGCGCAGTTCGCTGTCCTGCGCGAGCGGCTCCTCCTCGAACACATCAAGGCCGGCGGCGGCGACCTGGCCGGACTTGAGCGCGGCGACGAGCGCCGACTCCTTGATGATGCCGCCGCGGGCGCAGTTGAAGATGCGCAGGCCCTTCTTCGTCTTCGCGAAGGCCGCCTCGTCGATCATGTATTTTGTCTGGTCGGTCAGCGGCATGTGCACCGTGATGTAGTCGGACTGCTTCAGCAGCTCGTCGAGCGTGACGCCCTCGACCTGGATCGCCTTGGCCCGGCTCGGCGCCAGGTAGGGATCGTAGGCCAGCACCCGCATGCCGAAGGCCTGCGCGCGCTTCGCCACCTCGGCGCCGATGCGGCCGAGGCCGACGATGCCGAGCGTCTTCTTGAACAGCTCGATGCCGGAGAAACTCTTGCGGTCCCACTGCCCCGCCCGCATCGACGCGGCGGCCTGCGGCACCGGGCGCGCGCCGCAGAGGATGTGGGTGAAGGTCAGCTCGGCCGTCGCGACGGTGTTGCCCGAGGGTGTGTTCATGACAATCACGCCCCGCTCGGTGGCGGCCTCGACATCCACGTTGTCCACGCCGACCCCGGCGCGGCCCACGACCTTCAGCAACGGCGCGGCGGCGAGCACTTCGGCGGTGATTTTCGTCTCGGAGCGCACGGCGATGGCGTGAACGTCCTTGACGATCTCGAGCAGTTTCGCCGGCGGCGTGTTGTAAGCCTCGACCACCTCGAAGCCCGGTTGGGCCCGGAAGTAGGCGACGCCGGAGGAAGAGATTTTGTCCGCGACCAGGATCTTCATGGGTCCGGTCAAGAAGCCGGCCCGCCCTAGAAAAAGCAACCCCGCAGGCCCGCCGGCCGGCGGGGTTGGCGCAGATTTATGACTTGAAGGATTAGGGTGTGTTTTCAAACCCAACAAATACCTGTTTCCTGTCATTCTGAACGAAGTGAAGAATCCATGCGTTCGCTCGCGATATGGCCTTCGTTGCCGTGGATCCTTCGCTCCGCTCAGGATGACAAACCGGGTTTGAAAATACTCCCTAGAGGTGGAACCCGGCCTCCGGACGGGTTGGCAAGCCGCACGAAAACAAACCCGTCCGGAGGCCGGGTTCCACCTTCAGGCAATCACGCCGCGAGCGACGGATAGTCCGTGTAGCCGCGCGTGTCGCCGCCGTAGAAGGTGTCGGCGATCGGCACGTTGAGCGCGGCGCCCAGCGCGAGCCGGCGCGGCAGGTCGGGATTCGCGATGAAGAGTTTGCCCCACGCCACGGCGTCGGCCTCGCCTGCGGCCAGCACCGCCTGCGCGGTCGACCTGTTGAAGCCGTCGTTCGCGATGTAGACGCCGCCGAAGGCCTGCTTGAGCGTCGGGCCGAAGCGCGGGGCCCCGAGCGACTCGCGGGCGCACAGGAACGCGATCTTTCGTTTGCCGAGTTCGGTCGCGAGGTAGCCGAAGGTCGCCGCCGGGTTGCTGTCCTTGATGCCGTGTGAGCCGCCGCGTGGTGCGAGATGGTAGCCGACGCGATCGGCACCCCACACGGAAATCGCCGCGTCCGTGACCTCCAAGGCCAGGCGCGCCCGGTTCTCGACGGAGCCGCCATATTCATCGGTGCGCCGGTTGGAGCCGTCCTGCAGGAACTGGTCGAGCAGGTAGCCGTTGGCGCCGTGGATTTCGACGCCGTCGAAGCCGGCGCGCAGGGCGTTGACCGCACCCAGGCGGTGGGCGGCGACGATACGCGGGATCTCGTTCAACTCGAGCGCCCGAGGAGTAACATACGGCTTGTGCGGCCGGAGCAGGCTCACGTGGCCGGTCGCGGCGATGGCGCTCGGCGCAACGGGCAGCGCCCCGCCCAGATAAACCGGGTCCGACACGCGGCCGACATGCCACAGCTGAAGGAAGATCCGTCCGCCCGCGGCGTGGACTCCCTGCGTGATCCTGGTCCAGCCCTTCACCTGTTCGTCCGACCAGATGCCCGGTGTATCAGGATAGCCGACGCCCATCGGGTCGACCGAGGTGGCCTCCGTCAGGATCAGCCCGGCCGAGGCGCGCTGGACGTAATACTCCCGCATCAAGTCGGTCGGCACGCGGCCTGCGCCGGCGCGGCACCGCGTCAGCGGCGCCATGATGATGCGGTTCGGCAGCGTCAAAGCGCCGACCTGAAGCGGTTCGTGCAAGAGGGATGACATTGCCGAAGCGATATAGTCAGGACCGGGTGCTTCGCAAATGCCGCCGCCAGATCCTAGCCGGACAACCCGCGCGTTCCGGCGGCCACAACCTTCGCCGTGGCGGCAAAAGCCTCCACCAAGGGCTGCGGGCCCGCCTGCCGCCACACCAGTTCGAGCGACAACTCGCCGGTTCGGGTCCGAAGCGCATGGTAGACCACGCCCGGGCGGCGCCACTGGCGCAGGGACTCCGGCACGAGCATGACGCCCAAGCCCGCCGCCACCAGCGCCAGCGCCGTCTGCCACTCGCCGGCCTCCTGGTTGAAACGCGGCTGGAAACCCGCGCGCTGGCAGGCGGTGACGACGAGGTCGTGGTAGAGCGGCGCGAGCGTGCGCGGCAGCATGATGAATTCCTCCGCCTTGAAATCAGCCAGCCGCACCGGCCCCCCCGCGGCTTCCTCCCCCTCGCCCGCCGAACGCGCCAGCACCAGCGGTTCGTGCGCGAGCAGCATGCTCTCCAAGCCCTCCTCGCGCACCGGCGTCCGGACGAACGCCACGTCGAGCTTGTGGTGCCGCAGGGCGATGAGCTGTTCCTCGGGATTCATCTCAAAGCACCGGATCTGCACCTTGGGCCGCACCCGGTGGAACTC
Proteins encoded in this region:
- a CDS encoding aspartate kinase, whose amino-acid sequence is MALIVQKYGGTSVGDVDRIKNVASRIKKTHAEGHGLIVVVSARSGVTNELIARAKAINDRPDTREMDMLLAIGEQETIALTAMALHAIGVPAVSYTGAQAGILTDQVFTKAKIKQIVPKSILKDLKEGRVVIVAGFQGMNEAGQITTLGRGGSDLTAIALAAACKADKCEIYTDVDGVYTADPRIVKTAQKIEEISYDEMLELASLGSKVMQSRSVEFAKKYGVVFEVRSSFNHNPGTIVKEEVAYMEKVVVRGIAVDKDQAKVVISGLPDKPSSAATIFTALAEASINVDMIVQNVAHTGGVDLTFTVQRDDAQNAVKVLPPVLKKLGGGEVKAYDNIAKLSVVGVGMRTHAGVAAALFTALGDRGINIQLIGTSEIKMTLAVERAKADEAVRAAHEAFGLSK
- a CDS encoding type II toxin-antitoxin system RelE/ParE family toxin yields the protein MDFEVVWSPQVRDDLHGIAAYIGKDSPRYASAVIERILGAGRSLQILPWRGRVVPEIGSENCRELSSTNTG
- the plsY gene encoding glycerol-3-phosphate 1-O-acyltransferase PlsY; this encodes MFNAWLVSSALIGYILGSLPFGYLVARAHGVDIFKAGSGNPGATNVKRVLGAKAGNTVLVLDMIKGAIATGWPLLPMVVAPRPMVLALIGVVAAVIGHSFSVFTKFRGGKGVATAAGGLVVLMPLACGIAGATWVVVFYAFRYVSLASILAAVAIVAAGWLLPYHVAISVIASVLGGFVILRHHENIKRLLNGTENKFAKKPPAQG
- the serA gene encoding phosphoglycerate dehydrogenase: MKILVADKISSSGVAYFRAQPGFEVVEAYNTPPAKLLEIVKDVHAIAVRSETKITAEVLAAAPLLKVVGRAGVGVDNVDVEAATERGVIVMNTPSGNTVATAELTFTHILCGARPVPQAAASMRAGQWDRKSFSGIELFKKTLGIVGLGRIGAEVAKRAQAFGMRVLAYDPYLAPSRAKAIQVEGVTLDELLKQSDYITVHMPLTDQTKYMIDEAAFAKTKKGLRIFNCARGGIIKESALVAALKSGQVAAAGLDVFEEEPLAQDSELRTLPNVTLTPHLGASTAEAQDAVGVEVAEQIADVLNGGVIRNAVNMPTIDAAQLKVLGPYLELGAKLGTLVQQIAPGPVVTLRITYWGKMVDLDATAVTRSIQRGYLRRISGESVNYVNAPLNLERLGVKSEVIKSTADTDYTELMEVKAIAADGTSVSAAGTLIGKANAPRLIALNDREVEAAPAGALLIYENHDEPGIIGMVGTLMGRDQVNIAAMSLSRNNAGGTALCVLNLDSAPSEAALKELTSHRAIKQAVVVKL
- a CDS encoding alkene reductase, whose translation is MSSLLHEPLQVGALTLPNRIIMAPLTRCRAGAGRVPTDLMREYYVQRASAGLILTEATSVDPMGVGYPDTPGIWSDEQVKGWTRITQGVHAAGGRIFLQLWHVGRVSDPVYLGGALPVAPSAIAATGHVSLLRPHKPYVTPRALELNEIPRIVAAHRLGAVNALRAGFDGVEIHGANGYLLDQFLQDGSNRRTDEYGGSVENRARLALEVTDAAISVWGADRVGYHLAPRGGSHGIKDSNPAATFGYLATELGKRKIAFLCARESLGAPRFGPTLKQAFGGVYIANDGFNRSTAQAVLAAGEADAVAWGKLFIANPDLPRRLALGAALNVPIADTFYGGDTRGYTDYPSLAA
- a CDS encoding LysR family transcriptional regulator; its protein translation is MELRHLRYFIAVAEELHFGRAARRLRLAQPPLSQQIRSLEEKLGLRLFHRTSRKVELTPEGSAFLERARLVLSHADGAFEFGRAASRGEAGRLTIGFVTSAVYNLVPDILREFHRVRPKVQIRCFEMNPEEQLIALRHHKLDVAFVRTPVREEGLESMLLAHEPLVLARSAGEGEEAAGGPVRLADFKAEEFIMLPRTLAPLYHDLVVTACQRAGFQPRFNQEAGEWQTALALVAAGLGVMLVPESLRQWRRPGVVYHALRTRTGELSLELVWRQAGPQPLVEAFAATAKVVAAGTRGLSG